A genomic segment from Clarias gariepinus isolate MV-2021 ecotype Netherlands chromosome 11, CGAR_prim_01v2, whole genome shotgun sequence encodes:
- the LOC128533675 gene encoding calponin-3-like — protein MAQFNKGPAYGLSAEVRSKIAQKYDLQKEEELRYWIEEVTGMPIGDNFQVGLKDGVILCELINKLQPGSVRKINNSKLNWHKLENLSNFIKAILAYGMKPNDIFEANDLFENGNMTQVQTTLLALAGMAKTKGMDTKVDIGVKYADRQERNFNDEKLKAGNCVIGLQMGTNKCASQAGMTAYGTRRHLYDPKTQTDKPYDQTTISLQMGTNKGASQAGMGAPGTRRDIYDQKVSLQPMDNTTISLQMGTNKTASQKGMSAYGLGRQIYDPKYCPSGEAGTHTNGSQGTGTTGSEVSDTDYQADYQADYHHEYQPQYDEYRGHYDQGIDQ, from the exons ATCGCTCAGAAGTATGACCTACAGAAGGAGGAAGAGCTGCGCTACTGGATCGAGGAGGTCACCGGCATGCCTATTGGAGATAACTTCCAGGTGGGGCTCAAGGACGGCGTCATCCTCTGCGA GCTGATCAACAAACTCCAGCCTGGCTCTGTAAGGAAAATTAACAACTCCAAGCTCAATTGGCATAAG CTGGAGAACCTGAGCAACTTCATCAAAGCCATCCTCGCATATGGGATGAAACCGAACGACATATTCGAAGCTAATGACCTGTTCGAGAACGGGAACATGACGCAGGTCCAGACCACACTGCTCGCTCTGGCTGGCATG GCAAAGACCAAAGGCATGGACACCAAGGTTGACATTGGTGTGAAGTATGCCGACAGGCAGGAGCGAAATTTCAACGATGAGAAGCTAAAAGCTGGAAACTGCGTCATCGGCTTACAG ATGGGGACAAATAAATGTGCCAGTCAGGCTGGCATGACGGCTTATGGCACCCGGAGACATCTTTATGACCCAAAGACCCAGACAGACAAGCCGTATGACCAGACTACTATTAGCCTGCAGATGGGCACCAATAAGGGAGCAAGCCAG GCTGGCATGGGTGCACCAGGTACCCGGAGAGACATCTACGACCAGAAGGTGTCTCTGCAGCCGATGGACAACACCACCATCTCACTGCAGATGGGCACCAACAAAACAGCATCACAGAAGGGCATGAGCGCCTATGGCCTGGGCAGGCAGATCTACGACCCCAAATACTGCCCGTCTGGAGAGGCTGGAACCCACACTAACGGAAGCCAGGGCACAGGAACCACCGGTTCCGAGGTCAGCGACACCGACTACCAGGCCGACTACCAAGCAGATTACCACCACGAGTACCAGCCACAATACGATGAATACCGTGGGCACTATGACCAGGGCATCGATCAGTAG